TCGGCCTCATCGCCCTGGAAGGCCGGCTTCTGAGGCTCTCCCTACTTCCTGCTGCCCTGACCGAAAAAGTGACCGGCTTCATCTCCATGGTCCTCGGTCTTTTTTTGGTATGTGCCTCGGCCCTCATGACCGCCAGGACCTGGGAACAGACCACCCCGGTCCTGGACCTGCCTATGGGACTCCATTTCATCCCCTTTGCCTGGGGGGGACTCGGGCTCGTTCTGGC
This window of the Deltaproteobacteria bacterium genome carries:
- a CDS encoding TRAP transporter small permease subunit, translated to MLTIRRVYRTVSVTILTWTMAVLFLAIVAQNLTRILGRPGFAWTTELVQASLVWMTGAGLGLIALEGRLLRLSLLPAALTEKVTGFISMVLGLFLVCASALMTARTWEQTTPVLDLPMGLHFIPFAWGGLGLVLARLACGPDKSAPRTT